The following coding sequences lie in one Brachionichthys hirsutus isolate HB-005 chromosome 15, CSIRO-AGI_Bhir_v1, whole genome shotgun sequence genomic window:
- the esyt2a gene encoding extended synaptotagmin-2 — MEDGSQSSLMDVAEMWIQFGKMFAIIFPIYVLGYFEFSFSWVLIGLAVLFYWRKNYGSQDYRINRALAFLEQEEKTTKQTVPTTELPPWVHYPDVERVEWLNKTVKQMWPFICQFVDKLFRETIEPAVKAANPYLDSFCFTKIDMGDKPLRVNGVKVYTENVDKRQVIMDLQVSFVGNTEIDMDIKKFYCRAGIKSIQLHGTMRVVMEPLLGDMPLVGALSLFFLRKPLLDVNWTGLTNMLDIPGVNGLCDNIIQDIICSFVVLPNRINIPLVGEAQLAQLRFPVPKGVLRVHFIEAQDLLGKDKFLGGLIKGKSDPYGVLQVGTQLFQTKVLHETVKPKWNEVYEVLIYDHSGQNVEIELFDEDTDKDDFLGSLVMDLAELQKEQRVDEWFVLQDVTTGKLHLKLEWLSLLPSPEKLDQALTSSKADRGRVTDGLSSALLIVFLDSARNLPSGKKVTSLPSPLVQFTVGRESFESKTRYKTSEPVWEEAFTFLIHDPRSQELEVEVRDEKHECSLGTLMLPLSRLLEANDMTLNQGFPLKTSGPSSTLKMKMALRVLLLDKNAASASDSDSIPASLIELRSSSSNPVPEPPISSGSPSASAQDVLNRWGEASEPLRSPGRSTPNLAGGKEPTPSIASDVSNPYAAQELQTRLQQLQNGSGTGHLPLGEIQLTVRHSSQRNKLIVVVHSCRNLIAFTDHGSDPYVRLYLLPDKRRSGRRKTRTFRKNLNPVYDHTSEFTVSLVELHRRTLDVAVKNGGGLLSKHKGLLGKVLLDLTHDDITKGWTQWYELSGDGLTKPFQL, encoded by the exons ATGGAAGACGGATCACAGTCGTCGCTGATGGACGTTGCTGAAATGTGGATTCAGTTTGGCAAGATGTTTGCCATCATCTTCCCGATCTATGTCCTGGGGTATTTTGAGTTCAGCTTTAGCTGGGTTCTGATTGGACTGGCCGTGTTGTTCTATTGGAGGAAGAACTATGGCAGTCAGGACTACAGGATAAACCGGGCCCTGGCATTTctggagcaggaggaaaagACGACAAAACAAACCGTGCCTACCACTGAGCTGCCGCCGTGG GTCCATTATCCAGATGTGGAGAGGGTGGAATGGCTGAATaag ACGGTCAAACAGATGTGGCCGTTCATCTGCCAGTTTGTGGACAAACTGTTCAGGGAGACCATCGAGCCGGCGGTGAAGGCCGCCAACCCTTACCTGGACTCCTTCTGCTTCACCAAGATCGACATGGGGGACAAG ccgctgagggtcaacGGGGTGAAGGTGTACACCGAGAACGTGGACAAGAGGCAGGTCATCATGGACCTGCAGGTCAG TTTCGTGGGGAACACGGAGATCGACATGGACATAAAGAAGTTCTACTGCAGAGCCGGGATCAAGAGCATACAG CTTCACGGGACCATGAGGGTGGTGATGGAGCCGCTGCTCGGCGACATGCCGCTGGTCGGAGCGCTGTCGCTGTTCTTCCTCAGGAAACCG ctgctggacgttAACTGGACCGGACTCAcaaacatgctggacatccccGGCGTGAA cgGCTTGTGTGACAACATCATCCAGGACATCATCTGCAGCTTCGTGGTCCTCCCCAACCGCATCAACATCCCTCTGGTGGGGGAGGCTCAGCTGGCCCAGCTGCGCTTCCCCGTGCCCAAG GGCGTCCTGAGGGTCCACTTCATCGAGGCCCAGGACCTGCTGGGCAAGGACAAGTTCCTGGGAGGGCTGATCAAAGGGAAGTCCGACCCGTACGGGGTCCTTCAGGTCGGGACGCAGCTCTTCCAGACCAAAGTCCTCCACGAGACCGTCAAGCCGAAGTGGAACGAGGTGTACGAG GTCCTGATATACGATCACTCCGGTCAGAATGTGGAGATTGAGCTTTTTGATGAAGACACTGACAAAGATGACTTCCTGGGAAG TCTGGTGATGGACCTGGCCgagctgcagaaggagcagcgGGTGGACGAG TGGTTCGTGTTGCAGGATGTGACGACGGGGAAGCTTCACCTCAAACTGGAGTGGTTgtctctgctgccttcacctGAGAAGCTGGACCAG GCCCTGACGAGCAGCAAAGCCGACCGAGGAAGAGTCACCGACGGCCTGTCGTCCGCGCTGCTCATCGTCTTCCTGGACTCGGCCAGAAACCTGCCT TCCGGGAAGAAAGTGACCAGTTTGCCCAGTCCCCTGGTCCAGTTCACGGTGGGACGCGAGTCCTTCGAGAGCAAG ACCAGGTACAAGACCAGTGAACCGGTGTGGGAGGAGGCCTTCACCTTCCTCATCCACGACCCCAGAAGccaggagctggaggtggag gtgagGGACGAGAAGCACGAGTGTTCTCTGGGAACGTTGATGCTGCCCCTGAGCCGCCTGCTGGAGGCGAACGACATGACGCTGAACCAGGGCTTCCCCCTGAAGACCTCCGGACCGAGCTCCACCCTCAAGATGAAGATGGCTCTGCGG GTGCTGCTCCTGGATAAGAACGCCGCCTCAgcctccgactccgactccatCCCGGCCTCCCTGATAGAGCTCAGGTCCAGCTCCAGCAACCCCGTCCCAGAGCCCCCCATCTCCTCTGGCTCTCCTTCAGCGTCTGCTCAGGATGTGCTGAACCGGTGGGGGGAGGCCAGCGAGCCGCTCAGGTCTCCAGGAAGGAGCACCCCCAACCTGGCCGGGGGCAAGGAGCCGACTCCCAGCATCGCCTCGGACGTCTCCAACCCCTACGCGGCTCAGGAGCTGCAGACGaggctccagcagctgcagaa CGGTTCTGGGACCGGTCACCTCCCACTGGGGGAGATCCAGCTGACGGTCCGACACAGCTCCCAGAGGAACAAGCTCATCGTGGTCGTTCACTCCTGCAG gaacCTGATAGCGTTCACGGACCACGGCTCGGATCCCTACGTCCGCCTCTACCTGCTTCCTGACAAGCGGCGGTCAGGCAGGAGGAAAACTCGCACGTTCAGGAAGAACCTGAATCCGGTCTACGATCACAC gtcgGAGTTCACCGTTTCGCTGGTGGAGCTCCACAGGCGCACTCTGGACGTGGCGGTGAAGAACGGCGGCGGTCTGCTCTCCAAACACAAAGGCCTTCTGGGAAAG GTTCTGCTGGACCTGACccacgatgacatcactaaGGGCTGGACACAATg